TCTGGTTTGTTACCAAAAAACTGAAAGCCTCTATCAAGCAAGTCAGTGCTACAGTTGATAATGATTTATTAGAATATATCTGTACGGGTAATTGTAGTGATACAAACAAGCTTGCCTTCGCCATTGAAATGCAAAAATGCCAACTGAATGCAGTTTCTGGACGTCTATCTGATGGTTCTAAGCAATTACAAAATGAAGCAAAAGGACTAACATCAAATATAGCATTAACTGATCAGGGTGTAACTCACCAACATACAGAAACAACTCAGCTTATTAGCACCATGAATGAAGTTATTGTCAATACTTCGCAAGTGACAGCTAATACACAATTGGCATCCGATGCGGCAGATGATGCGAATAGAAGTGTTATAAGTGGTCAGGAAATAGTTAACAATACTATTCAGACTATTAATCAATTAGCAGAACATGTCCTGCAATCATCAAATGTCATTAGTAAACTAGAAGATGATTCTAATAAAATCAGTACTATTTTAGATGTGATAAAAGGCATTGCTGAACAGACTAATTTATTAGCATTAAATGCTGCAATAGAAGCAGCCCGTGCAGGAGAGCAAGGTCGTGGTTTTGCTGTTGTTGCAGATGAGGTTCGGACTCTGGCGAGTAGAACACATGACTCAACCCAAGAAATCGAAGCCATGATTGAGAATCTGCAATCGGGGGCTAAAAATGCGGTAGAAGTGATGAACCAAAGTTGTCAGCAAGCAGAGAAAGGCGTTGATCAGGCACGTAAAGCAGGCGAAGCATTAATCGAGATTAGCAATGCAATTGCAAAGATCCAAGTTACGACTTTACAAATTGCCAGTGCAGCAGAACAACAGGTGATTTTATCTAATAGTGCTAATGATACCTTATCTGATATTAGTGATGTGAGTGAATTAACGGTCGAAACACTGGAAAGCTCCAGAAATATTAGTGAGGAACTCAGTAAACTTTCTACCATGTTATTTGATTTATCAGTCCAATTTCGTG
This genomic window from sulfur-oxidizing endosymbiont of Gigantopelta aegis contains:
- a CDS encoding methyl-accepting chemotaxis protein codes for the protein MPVTSTEVEVDSTKNLISTTNAKGIITSANQDFINISGYSLEELLNKNHNILRHPDMPAAAFEDLWQTIKQGKSWMGIVKNRCKNGDFYWVRAIVTPITKNGRVVEYQSVRTKARQEDIHRAERAYRLLNENKMPIELKLAKLSINLKLMSVFMLALLPLLFLASANNIIPLLITGLVSFIVAYSGIWFVTKKLKASIKQVSATVDNDLLEYICTGNCSDTNKLAFAIEMQKCQLNAVSGRLSDGSKQLQNEAKGLTSNIALTDQGVTHQHTETTQLISTMNEVIVNTSQVTANTQLASDAADDANRSVISGQEIVNNTIQTINQLAEHVLQSSNVISKLEDDSNKISTILDVIKGIAEQTNLLALNAAIEAARAGEQGRGFAVVADEVRTLASRTHDSTQEIEAMIENLQSGAKNAVEVMNQSCQQAEKGVDQARKAGEALIEISNAIAKIQVTTLQIASAAEQQVILSNSANDTLSDISDVSELTVETLESSRNISEELSKLSTMLFDLSVQFREPI